The following coding sequences are from one Musa acuminata AAA Group cultivar baxijiao chromosome BXJ1-6, Cavendish_Baxijiao_AAA, whole genome shotgun sequence window:
- the LOC135676342 gene encoding aquaporin TIP1-2-like, translated as MPILRITIGTPEEARHPTALKAALAEFISVLIFVFAGQGSGMAFNKLTDDGSTTPAGLVSASLAHGFGLYVAVAVGANISGGHVNPAVTFGAFLGGNITLLRGILYWIAQLLGSVVACLLLKFATGGLETTPFSLSSSVTVWNALVFEIVMTFGLVYTVYATAIDPKKGNLGIIAPLAIGLVVGANILAGGAFDGASMNPAVSFGPAVVSWTWDNHWVYWVGPLLGGGIAALVYDGVFIGFGTHEQLPTTDY; from the exons ATGCCGATCCTTCGCATAACGATCGGAACGCCAGAGGAGGCGCGCCACCCTACCGCGCTTAAAGCCGCTCTCGCCGAGTTCATCTCCGTGCTCATTTTCGTCTTCGCCGGCCAGGGATCGGGGATGGCGTTCA ATAAGCTCACGGATGATGGCTCCACAACCCCAGCGGGGTTGGTGTCGGCGTCCTTGGCCCATGGCTTCGGCCTCTACGTCGCAGTAGCCGTCGGGGCCAACATCTCCGGCGGCCACGTCAACCCGGCCGTCACCTTCGGCGCCTTCCTCGGTGGCAACATCACGCTGCTTCGGGGCATTTTGTACTGGATCGCGCAGCTGCTCGGCTCCGTGGTCGCCTGCCTGCTTCTCAAGTTCGCCACCGGCGGCCTG GAAACGACGCCCTTCTCGCTGTCGAGCAGCGTGACCGTGTGGAACGCGTTGGTGTTTGAGATCGTGATGACCTTCGGGCTGGTGTACACGGTCTACGCGACGGCCATAGATCCGAAGAAGGGCAACCTGGGAATCATCGCGCCCCTCGCGATCGGGCTCGTCGTGGGTGCCAACATCCTGGCAGGCGGGGCGTTCGACGGCGCCTCCATGAACCCGGCCGTCTCCTTCGGCCCCGCGGTGGTCAGCTGGACCTGGGACAATCACTGGGTATACTGGGTCGGCCCGTTGCTCGGCGGGGGCATCGCGGCCTTGGTCTACGACGGCGTCTTCATCGGCTTCGGCACCCATGAGCAGCTCCCTACCACAGACTACTAG
- the LOC135676340 gene encoding UDP-glucuronic acid decarboxylase 1-like isoform X1 — MKQLHKQSSLNQNQQIPTYAAKPAKPQARPTSASSSPSFLRAAAGYLLREQRLLFVLAGAVIASTFFLLQPYYHSSTSGLQPSDHLAHRHPSFSSFGGGGDAALGGSGKRVPVGLKKPSKRVVVTGGAGFVGSHLVDKLLSRGDSVIVIDNFFTGRKENVVHHFGNPRFELIRHDVVEPILLEVDEIYHLACPASPVHYKYNPIKTIKTNVMGTLNMLGLAKRIGARFLLTSTSEVYGDPLEHPQKETYWGHVNPIGVRSCYDEGKRTAETLTMDYHRGAEVEVRIARIFNTYGPRMCLDDGRVVSNFVAQALRKEPMTVYGDGKQTRSFQFVSDLVLNNVLVPFIFTVDGLVALMEGEHIGPFNLGNPGEFTMLELAEVVKEVVDPSATIEFRPNTADDPHMRKPDISKAKELLNWEPKVTLHEGLPLMVGPILRRLWAPTVAQLSHDPRSIERFASLIDESRRI; from the exons ATGAAGCAGCTCCACAAGCAAAGCAGCCTCAACCAGAACCAACAGATCCCCACGTACGCCGCCAAGCCAGCCAAGCCGCAAGCCCGCCCCACCTCCGCCTCCTCGTCCCCCTCCTTTTTACGTGCCGCCGCCGGCTACCTCCTCCGGGAGCAGCGCCTCCTCTTCGTCCTCGCCGGCGCTGTCATCGCTTCCACCTTCTTCCTTCTTCAACCCTACTATCACTCCTCCACCTCCGGACTCCAGCCCTCTGATCACCTCGCCCACCGCCATCCGTCCTTCTCCTccttcggcggcggcggcgatgccGCCTTGGGTGGTAGTGGGAAGAGGGTGCCGGTGGGGCTGAAGAAGCCGTCGAAGCGGGTCGTCGTCACGGGGGGCGCCGGCTTCGTCGGGAGCCACCTGGTCGACAAGCTGCTGTCCAGGGGGGATAGCGTGATCGTGATCGATAATTTCTTCACCGGGAGGAAGGAGAACGTGGTGCATCATTTCGGGAACCCGAGGTTCGAGCTGATCCGCCATGACGTTGTCGAGCCGATCTTGCTGGAGGTGGACGAGATCTACCATCTCGCATGCCCGGCTTCGCCGGTGCATTACAAGTATAACCCCATCAAGACTATCA AGACAAATGTGATGGGAACATTGAACATGTTGGGATTGGCAAAGAGAATTGGAGCGCGATTCCTGTTGACAAGTACCAGCGAGGTGTATGGTGATCCACTTGAGCATCCACAGAAGGAGACATACTGGGGCCATGTCAATCCTATAG GTGTTAGGAGTTGCTATGATGAAGGAAAGAGAACAGCAGAAACTTTGACCATGGATTACCATCGTGGTGCTGAAGTTGAG GTCCGTATTGCACGAATATTCAATACATACGGACCTCGTATGTGCCTAGATGATGGCCGGGTTGTCAGTAACTTTGTTGCGCAG GCACTTCGTAAAGAACCTATGACAGTTTATGGTGATGGGAAGCAAACTCGAAGCTTCCAATTTGTTTCAGACTTGGTACTGAACAATGTCCTTGTACCTTTTATATTCACG GTTGATGGATTAGTGGCTCTTATGGAAGGTGAGCACATTGGACCTTTCAACTTGGGTAATCCAGGAGAGTTCACCATGCTGGAGCTAGCTGAG GTTGTGAAAGAAGTTGTTGATCCTTCTGCAACCATAGAATTCAGACCTAACACTGCAGATGATCCACATATGAGAAAACCTGACATATCGAAGGCAAAAGAACTGCTGAACTGGGAACCAAAGGTTACACTGCATGAAGGGCTGCCCCTAATG GTGGGGCCCATTTTACGGCGACTATGGGCCCCGACTGTGGCCCAACTGTCCCATGATCCTCGCTCCATCGAACGGTTCGCGTCGCTGATTGATGAATCCCGACGAATCTGA
- the LOC135676340 gene encoding UDP-glucuronic acid decarboxylase 1-like isoform X2, translated as MKQLHKQSSLNQNQQIPTYAAKPAKPQARPTSASSSPSFLRAAAGYLLREQRLLFVLAGAVIASTFFLLQPYYHSSTSGLQPSDHLAHRHPSFSSFGGGGDAALGGSGKRVPVGLKKPSKRVVVTGGAGFVGSHLVDKLLSRGDSVIVIDNFFTGRKENVVHHFGNPRFELIRHDVVEPILLEVDEIYHLACPASPVHYKYNPIKTIKTNVMGTLNMLGLAKRIGARFLLTSTSEVYGDPLEHPQKETYWGHVNPIGVRSCYDEGKRTAETLTMDYHRGAEVEVRIARIFNTYGPRMCLDDGRVVSNFVAQALRKEPMTVYGDGKQTRSFQFVSDLVDGLVALMEGEHIGPFNLGNPGEFTMLELAEVVKEVVDPSATIEFRPNTADDPHMRKPDISKAKELLNWEPKVTLHEGLPLMVGPILRRLWAPTVAQLSHDPRSIERFASLIDESRRI; from the exons ATGAAGCAGCTCCACAAGCAAAGCAGCCTCAACCAGAACCAACAGATCCCCACGTACGCCGCCAAGCCAGCCAAGCCGCAAGCCCGCCCCACCTCCGCCTCCTCGTCCCCCTCCTTTTTACGTGCCGCCGCCGGCTACCTCCTCCGGGAGCAGCGCCTCCTCTTCGTCCTCGCCGGCGCTGTCATCGCTTCCACCTTCTTCCTTCTTCAACCCTACTATCACTCCTCCACCTCCGGACTCCAGCCCTCTGATCACCTCGCCCACCGCCATCCGTCCTTCTCCTccttcggcggcggcggcgatgccGCCTTGGGTGGTAGTGGGAAGAGGGTGCCGGTGGGGCTGAAGAAGCCGTCGAAGCGGGTCGTCGTCACGGGGGGCGCCGGCTTCGTCGGGAGCCACCTGGTCGACAAGCTGCTGTCCAGGGGGGATAGCGTGATCGTGATCGATAATTTCTTCACCGGGAGGAAGGAGAACGTGGTGCATCATTTCGGGAACCCGAGGTTCGAGCTGATCCGCCATGACGTTGTCGAGCCGATCTTGCTGGAGGTGGACGAGATCTACCATCTCGCATGCCCGGCTTCGCCGGTGCATTACAAGTATAACCCCATCAAGACTATCA AGACAAATGTGATGGGAACATTGAACATGTTGGGATTGGCAAAGAGAATTGGAGCGCGATTCCTGTTGACAAGTACCAGCGAGGTGTATGGTGATCCACTTGAGCATCCACAGAAGGAGACATACTGGGGCCATGTCAATCCTATAG GTGTTAGGAGTTGCTATGATGAAGGAAAGAGAACAGCAGAAACTTTGACCATGGATTACCATCGTGGTGCTGAAGTTGAG GTCCGTATTGCACGAATATTCAATACATACGGACCTCGTATGTGCCTAGATGATGGCCGGGTTGTCAGTAACTTTGTTGCGCAG GCACTTCGTAAAGAACCTATGACAGTTTATGGTGATGGGAAGCAAACTCGAAGCTTCCAATTTGTTTCAGACTTG GTTGATGGATTAGTGGCTCTTATGGAAGGTGAGCACATTGGACCTTTCAACTTGGGTAATCCAGGAGAGTTCACCATGCTGGAGCTAGCTGAG GTTGTGAAAGAAGTTGTTGATCCTTCTGCAACCATAGAATTCAGACCTAACACTGCAGATGATCCACATATGAGAAAACCTGACATATCGAAGGCAAAAGAACTGCTGAACTGGGAACCAAAGGTTACACTGCATGAAGGGCTGCCCCTAATG GTGGGGCCCATTTTACGGCGACTATGGGCCCCGACTGTGGCCCAACTGTCCCATGATCCTCGCTCCATCGAACGGTTCGCGTCGCTGATTGATGAATCCCGACGAATCTGA
- the LOC135676340 gene encoding UDP-glucuronic acid decarboxylase 1-like isoform X3, producing MKQLHKQSSLNQNQQIPTYAAKPAKPQARPTSASSSPSFLRAAAGYLLREQRLLFVLAGAVIASTFFLLQPYYHSSTSGLQPSDHLAHRHPSFSSFGGGGDAALGGSGKRVPVGLKKPSKRVVVTGGAGFVGSHLVDKLLSRGDSVIVIDNFFTGRKENVVHHFGNPRFELIRHDVVEPILLEVDEIYHLACPASPVHYKYNPIKTIKTNVMGTLNMLGLAKRIGARFLLTSTSEVYGDPLEHPQKETYWGHVNPIGVRSCYDEGKRTAETLTMDYHRGAEVEVRIARIFNTYGPRMCLDDGRVVSNFVAQALRKEPMTVYGDGKQTRSFQFVSDLVLNNVLVPFIFTVDGLVALMEGEHIGPFNLGNPGEFTMLELAEVVKEVVDPSATIEFRPNTADDPHMRKPDISKAKELLNWEPKVTLHEGLPLMVTDFSKRILSTEK from the exons ATGAAGCAGCTCCACAAGCAAAGCAGCCTCAACCAGAACCAACAGATCCCCACGTACGCCGCCAAGCCAGCCAAGCCGCAAGCCCGCCCCACCTCCGCCTCCTCGTCCCCCTCCTTTTTACGTGCCGCCGCCGGCTACCTCCTCCGGGAGCAGCGCCTCCTCTTCGTCCTCGCCGGCGCTGTCATCGCTTCCACCTTCTTCCTTCTTCAACCCTACTATCACTCCTCCACCTCCGGACTCCAGCCCTCTGATCACCTCGCCCACCGCCATCCGTCCTTCTCCTccttcggcggcggcggcgatgccGCCTTGGGTGGTAGTGGGAAGAGGGTGCCGGTGGGGCTGAAGAAGCCGTCGAAGCGGGTCGTCGTCACGGGGGGCGCCGGCTTCGTCGGGAGCCACCTGGTCGACAAGCTGCTGTCCAGGGGGGATAGCGTGATCGTGATCGATAATTTCTTCACCGGGAGGAAGGAGAACGTGGTGCATCATTTCGGGAACCCGAGGTTCGAGCTGATCCGCCATGACGTTGTCGAGCCGATCTTGCTGGAGGTGGACGAGATCTACCATCTCGCATGCCCGGCTTCGCCGGTGCATTACAAGTATAACCCCATCAAGACTATCA AGACAAATGTGATGGGAACATTGAACATGTTGGGATTGGCAAAGAGAATTGGAGCGCGATTCCTGTTGACAAGTACCAGCGAGGTGTATGGTGATCCACTTGAGCATCCACAGAAGGAGACATACTGGGGCCATGTCAATCCTATAG GTGTTAGGAGTTGCTATGATGAAGGAAAGAGAACAGCAGAAACTTTGACCATGGATTACCATCGTGGTGCTGAAGTTGAG GTCCGTATTGCACGAATATTCAATACATACGGACCTCGTATGTGCCTAGATGATGGCCGGGTTGTCAGTAACTTTGTTGCGCAG GCACTTCGTAAAGAACCTATGACAGTTTATGGTGATGGGAAGCAAACTCGAAGCTTCCAATTTGTTTCAGACTTGGTACTGAACAATGTCCTTGTACCTTTTATATTCACG GTTGATGGATTAGTGGCTCTTATGGAAGGTGAGCACATTGGACCTTTCAACTTGGGTAATCCAGGAGAGTTCACCATGCTGGAGCTAGCTGAG GTTGTGAAAGAAGTTGTTGATCCTTCTGCAACCATAGAATTCAGACCTAACACTGCAGATGATCCACATATGAGAAAACCTGACATATCGAAGGCAAAAGAACTGCTGAACTGGGAACCAAAGGTTACACTGCATGAAGGGCTGCCCCTAATGGTGACCGACTTCTCAAAGCGGATCTTAAGCACTGAGAAATGA
- the LOC135676340 gene encoding UDP-glucuronic acid decarboxylase 1-like isoform X4, with product MKQLHKQSSLNQNQQIPTYAAKPAKPQARPTSASSSPSFLRAAAGYLLREQRLLFVLAGAVIASTFFLLQPYYHSSTSGLQPSDHLAHRHPSFSSFGGGGDAALGGSGKRVPVGLKKPSKRVVVTGGAGFVGSHLVDKLLSRGDSVIVIDNFFTGRKENVVHHFGNPRFELIRHDVVEPILLEVDEIYHLACPASPVHYKYNPIKTIKTNVMGTLNMLGLAKRIGARFLLTSTSEVYGDPLEHPQKETYWGHVNPIGVRSCYDEGKRTAETLTMDYHRGAEVEVRIARIFNTYGPRMCLDDGRVVSNFVAQALRKEPMTVYGDGKQTRSFQFVSDLVDGLVALMEGEHIGPFNLGNPGEFTMLELAEVVKEVVDPSATIEFRPNTADDPHMRKPDISKAKELLNWEPKVTLHEGLPLMVTDFSKRILSTEK from the exons ATGAAGCAGCTCCACAAGCAAAGCAGCCTCAACCAGAACCAACAGATCCCCACGTACGCCGCCAAGCCAGCCAAGCCGCAAGCCCGCCCCACCTCCGCCTCCTCGTCCCCCTCCTTTTTACGTGCCGCCGCCGGCTACCTCCTCCGGGAGCAGCGCCTCCTCTTCGTCCTCGCCGGCGCTGTCATCGCTTCCACCTTCTTCCTTCTTCAACCCTACTATCACTCCTCCACCTCCGGACTCCAGCCCTCTGATCACCTCGCCCACCGCCATCCGTCCTTCTCCTccttcggcggcggcggcgatgccGCCTTGGGTGGTAGTGGGAAGAGGGTGCCGGTGGGGCTGAAGAAGCCGTCGAAGCGGGTCGTCGTCACGGGGGGCGCCGGCTTCGTCGGGAGCCACCTGGTCGACAAGCTGCTGTCCAGGGGGGATAGCGTGATCGTGATCGATAATTTCTTCACCGGGAGGAAGGAGAACGTGGTGCATCATTTCGGGAACCCGAGGTTCGAGCTGATCCGCCATGACGTTGTCGAGCCGATCTTGCTGGAGGTGGACGAGATCTACCATCTCGCATGCCCGGCTTCGCCGGTGCATTACAAGTATAACCCCATCAAGACTATCA AGACAAATGTGATGGGAACATTGAACATGTTGGGATTGGCAAAGAGAATTGGAGCGCGATTCCTGTTGACAAGTACCAGCGAGGTGTATGGTGATCCACTTGAGCATCCACAGAAGGAGACATACTGGGGCCATGTCAATCCTATAG GTGTTAGGAGTTGCTATGATGAAGGAAAGAGAACAGCAGAAACTTTGACCATGGATTACCATCGTGGTGCTGAAGTTGAG GTCCGTATTGCACGAATATTCAATACATACGGACCTCGTATGTGCCTAGATGATGGCCGGGTTGTCAGTAACTTTGTTGCGCAG GCACTTCGTAAAGAACCTATGACAGTTTATGGTGATGGGAAGCAAACTCGAAGCTTCCAATTTGTTTCAGACTTG GTTGATGGATTAGTGGCTCTTATGGAAGGTGAGCACATTGGACCTTTCAACTTGGGTAATCCAGGAGAGTTCACCATGCTGGAGCTAGCTGAG GTTGTGAAAGAAGTTGTTGATCCTTCTGCAACCATAGAATTCAGACCTAACACTGCAGATGATCCACATATGAGAAAACCTGACATATCGAAGGCAAAAGAACTGCTGAACTGGGAACCAAAGGTTACACTGCATGAAGGGCTGCCCCTAATGGTGACCGACTTCTCAAAGCGGATCTTAAGCACTGAGAAATGA
- the LOC135676340 gene encoding UDP-glucuronic acid decarboxylase 1-like isoform X5: MKQLHKQSSLNQNQQIPTYAAKPAKPQARPTSASSSPSFLRAAAGYLLREQRLLFVLAGAVIASTFFLLQPYYHSSTSGLQPSDHLAHRHPSFSSFGGGGDAALGGSGKRVPVGLKKPSKRVVVTGGAGFVGSHLVDKLLSRGDSVIVIDNFFTGRKENVVHHFGNPRFELIRHDVVEPILLEVDEIYHLACPASPVHYKYNPIKTIKTNVMGTLNMLGLAKRIGARFLLTSTSEVYGDPLEHPQKETYWGHVNPIGVRSCYDEGKRTAETLTMDYHRGAEVEVRIARIFNTYGPRMCLDDGRVVSNFVAQALRKEPMTVYGDGKQTRSFQFVSDLVLNNVLVPFIFTVDGLVALMEGEHIGPFNLGNPGEFTMLELAEVLPES; this comes from the exons ATGAAGCAGCTCCACAAGCAAAGCAGCCTCAACCAGAACCAACAGATCCCCACGTACGCCGCCAAGCCAGCCAAGCCGCAAGCCCGCCCCACCTCCGCCTCCTCGTCCCCCTCCTTTTTACGTGCCGCCGCCGGCTACCTCCTCCGGGAGCAGCGCCTCCTCTTCGTCCTCGCCGGCGCTGTCATCGCTTCCACCTTCTTCCTTCTTCAACCCTACTATCACTCCTCCACCTCCGGACTCCAGCCCTCTGATCACCTCGCCCACCGCCATCCGTCCTTCTCCTccttcggcggcggcggcgatgccGCCTTGGGTGGTAGTGGGAAGAGGGTGCCGGTGGGGCTGAAGAAGCCGTCGAAGCGGGTCGTCGTCACGGGGGGCGCCGGCTTCGTCGGGAGCCACCTGGTCGACAAGCTGCTGTCCAGGGGGGATAGCGTGATCGTGATCGATAATTTCTTCACCGGGAGGAAGGAGAACGTGGTGCATCATTTCGGGAACCCGAGGTTCGAGCTGATCCGCCATGACGTTGTCGAGCCGATCTTGCTGGAGGTGGACGAGATCTACCATCTCGCATGCCCGGCTTCGCCGGTGCATTACAAGTATAACCCCATCAAGACTATCA AGACAAATGTGATGGGAACATTGAACATGTTGGGATTGGCAAAGAGAATTGGAGCGCGATTCCTGTTGACAAGTACCAGCGAGGTGTATGGTGATCCACTTGAGCATCCACAGAAGGAGACATACTGGGGCCATGTCAATCCTATAG GTGTTAGGAGTTGCTATGATGAAGGAAAGAGAACAGCAGAAACTTTGACCATGGATTACCATCGTGGTGCTGAAGTTGAG GTCCGTATTGCACGAATATTCAATACATACGGACCTCGTATGTGCCTAGATGATGGCCGGGTTGTCAGTAACTTTGTTGCGCAG GCACTTCGTAAAGAACCTATGACAGTTTATGGTGATGGGAAGCAAACTCGAAGCTTCCAATTTGTTTCAGACTTGGTACTGAACAATGTCCTTGTACCTTTTATATTCACG GTTGATGGATTAGTGGCTCTTATGGAAGGTGAGCACATTGGACCTTTCAACTTGGGTAATCCAGGAGAGTTCACCATGCTGGAGCTAGCTGAGGTACTACCAGAAAGTTGA
- the LOC135676340 gene encoding UDP-glucuronic acid decarboxylase 1-like isoform X6: MKQLHKQSSLNQNQQIPTYAAKPAKPQARPTSASSSPSFLRAAAGYLLREQRLLFVLAGAVIASTFFLLQPYYHSSTSGLQPSDHLAHRHPSFSSFGGGGDAALGGSGKRVPVGLKKPSKRVVVTGGAGFVGSHLVDKLLSRGDSVIVIDNFFTGRKENVVHHFGNPRFELIRHDVVEPILLEVDEIYHLACPASPVHYKYNPIKTIKTNVMGTLNMLGLAKRIGARFLLTSTSEVYGDPLEHPQKETYWGHVNPIGVRSCYDEGKRTAETLTMDYHRGAEVEVRIARIFNTYGPRMCLDDGRVVSNFVAQALRKEPMTVYGDGKQTRSFQFVSDLVDGLVALMEGEHIGPFNLGNPGEFTMLELAEVLPES, translated from the exons ATGAAGCAGCTCCACAAGCAAAGCAGCCTCAACCAGAACCAACAGATCCCCACGTACGCCGCCAAGCCAGCCAAGCCGCAAGCCCGCCCCACCTCCGCCTCCTCGTCCCCCTCCTTTTTACGTGCCGCCGCCGGCTACCTCCTCCGGGAGCAGCGCCTCCTCTTCGTCCTCGCCGGCGCTGTCATCGCTTCCACCTTCTTCCTTCTTCAACCCTACTATCACTCCTCCACCTCCGGACTCCAGCCCTCTGATCACCTCGCCCACCGCCATCCGTCCTTCTCCTccttcggcggcggcggcgatgccGCCTTGGGTGGTAGTGGGAAGAGGGTGCCGGTGGGGCTGAAGAAGCCGTCGAAGCGGGTCGTCGTCACGGGGGGCGCCGGCTTCGTCGGGAGCCACCTGGTCGACAAGCTGCTGTCCAGGGGGGATAGCGTGATCGTGATCGATAATTTCTTCACCGGGAGGAAGGAGAACGTGGTGCATCATTTCGGGAACCCGAGGTTCGAGCTGATCCGCCATGACGTTGTCGAGCCGATCTTGCTGGAGGTGGACGAGATCTACCATCTCGCATGCCCGGCTTCGCCGGTGCATTACAAGTATAACCCCATCAAGACTATCA AGACAAATGTGATGGGAACATTGAACATGTTGGGATTGGCAAAGAGAATTGGAGCGCGATTCCTGTTGACAAGTACCAGCGAGGTGTATGGTGATCCACTTGAGCATCCACAGAAGGAGACATACTGGGGCCATGTCAATCCTATAG GTGTTAGGAGTTGCTATGATGAAGGAAAGAGAACAGCAGAAACTTTGACCATGGATTACCATCGTGGTGCTGAAGTTGAG GTCCGTATTGCACGAATATTCAATACATACGGACCTCGTATGTGCCTAGATGATGGCCGGGTTGTCAGTAACTTTGTTGCGCAG GCACTTCGTAAAGAACCTATGACAGTTTATGGTGATGGGAAGCAAACTCGAAGCTTCCAATTTGTTTCAGACTTG GTTGATGGATTAGTGGCTCTTATGGAAGGTGAGCACATTGGACCTTTCAACTTGGGTAATCCAGGAGAGTTCACCATGCTGGAGCTAGCTGAGGTACTACCAGAAAGTTGA